One part of the Paenibacillus silvisoli genome encodes these proteins:
- the liaF gene encoding cell wall-active antibiotics response protein LiaF — MNGNFISRFMWGLFIIVVGVGLMLRQSGVIDFDIGLVCMTYWPLILLFVGVQGMLQRAAYGIGSFFGSSVLLILGFIFLGRNLDWFIWSVGDIMQFAGPLVLILFGLRMILKPKAKKKDAVPGDEEWKAYTSYSPFDQDVPPAPPLHPDPTKEPEAKEQQGAAKEQPMGAQIPPHPTEGQIPQRPVQPFEPFANHHAKQKWEERAARTRAHIERHAAHRKRIHDKFHHRNDRVEWWNHDPSVQTRSGFIGDIYLGQDYWELKPMNISHFIGDTVLDLTKAQILPGETKIYISSFIGDVKVYLPDDYEVGVHVVSSAFVGDVAVLEHREGGIFKNMDIETPLFNENEKKIKLHVSTFIGDVRVTKVG; from the coding sequence ATGAACGGGAATTTTATCAGCCGGTTTATGTGGGGTCTCTTTATTATAGTAGTAGGCGTAGGCTTGATGCTGAGACAGAGCGGTGTCATCGATTTCGATATCGGACTTGTATGTATGACGTATTGGCCGCTCATTCTTCTCTTCGTCGGCGTGCAAGGCATGCTGCAGCGAGCGGCATACGGCATCGGCTCCTTCTTCGGATCGTCCGTGCTGCTTATTCTCGGCTTTATTTTTCTGGGCCGCAACTTGGATTGGTTCATCTGGTCGGTCGGGGATATTATGCAGTTCGCCGGTCCGCTGGTGCTGATTCTGTTCGGACTGCGCATGATTTTGAAGCCGAAGGCGAAGAAGAAGGACGCGGTGCCTGGCGATGAGGAGTGGAAGGCTTATACGAGCTACAGTCCATTCGATCAAGACGTTCCGCCGGCGCCTCCGCTTCATCCGGATCCGACGAAGGAGCCGGAAGCGAAGGAGCAGCAGGGCGCCGCGAAGGAACAGCCGATGGGGGCGCAAATTCCTCCGCATCCCACGGAGGGCCAGATCCCGCAGCGGCCTGTGCAGCCTTTCGAGCCGTTTGCGAATCATCACGCGAAGCAGAAATGGGAAGAGCGCGCAGCCAGAACGAGGGCGCATATCGAGCGCCACGCCGCGCATCGCAAGCGGATCCATGATAAGTTTCATCACCGCAATGACCGCGTGGAATGGTGGAATCATGATCCGAGCGTGCAGACGCGGTCCGGTTTTATCGGCGACATTTACTTGGGTCAGGATTATTGGGAGCTTAAGCCGATGAATATCTCACATTTTATCGGAGATACGGTGCTTGATCTGACCAAGGCGCAAATATTGCCCGGCGAAACGAAAATTTATATCTCTTCCTTTATAGGCGATGTGAAAGTTTACCTCCCGGACGATTACGAAGTCGGCGTGCATGTCGTTTCCAGCGCGTTCGTCGGCGATGTGGCGGTGCTGGAGCACCGGGAAGGCGGCATCTTCAAGAACATGGATATCGAAACGCCTCTCTTCAACGAAAACGAGAAAAAAATCAAGCTCCACGTCAGTACGTTCATCGGCGATGTACGCGTGACGAAGGTAGGTTGA
- a CDS encoding sensor histidine kinase, with translation MMVRLLRNSKWDMILLFLAASTISVLTWQIGTELTVKGVSSLLWIGVAVLFLLISAVFGYWAAQRIQRQMDLLVLGMKQAAHGNYTTRLPEEGAFSPALREFNDMMASLDEKMQWIQRSGEEQVMRETASNEAAVLEERRRLARDLHDTVSQQLFAIHMSASSLPKLLELNPGRASDVMDQLISMSSMAQKQMRAFIAQLRPMELEGRSLQEALDKWFPDYCRQNGLQGVLEWRVKERLSEAKEHQLFLIVQEAMANIVKHAGAQTALLTVAETERQIVMTLQDDGAGFRADQVKRGSYGLSTMRERASKLGGDASIISKPGSGTRVRVTLPNYVNKGEGRTDEPQ, from the coding sequence ATGATGGTCAGACTGTTGCGCAACAGCAAGTGGGATATGATTCTGCTGTTTTTGGCGGCCTCGACGATTTCCGTCTTGACCTGGCAGATCGGCACGGAGCTGACCGTCAAAGGGGTCAGCAGCCTGCTCTGGATCGGCGTTGCGGTGCTTTTCCTGCTGATCAGCGCCGTATTCGGTTATTGGGCGGCACAGCGGATTCAGCGTCAAATGGATTTGCTTGTGCTCGGCATGAAGCAGGCCGCGCACGGCAACTACACGACGAGGCTTCCGGAAGAAGGCGCGTTTTCCCCGGCGCTGCGCGAGTTTAACGATATGATGGCGTCCCTGGATGAGAAAATGCAGTGGATTCAGCGCTCCGGCGAGGAGCAGGTCATGCGGGAGACGGCTTCGAACGAAGCCGCGGTACTGGAGGAGCGAAGGCGGCTGGCTCGCGATCTGCACGATACGGTATCGCAGCAGCTGTTTGCCATCCATATGTCGGCCTCGTCGCTTCCGAAGCTGCTTGAGCTTAACCCGGGCCGGGCCAGCGACGTAATGGATCAGCTGATCTCGATGTCTTCGATGGCGCAGAAGCAGATGCGCGCCTTCATCGCGCAATTGCGGCCGATGGAGCTGGAGGGCAGGTCGCTTCAAGAAGCGCTCGATAAGTGGTTTCCCGACTACTGCCGCCAGAACGGGCTGCAAGGCGTGCTGGAATGGCGCGTCAAGGAGCGGCTGTCGGAGGCGAAGGAGCATCAGCTGTTTCTGATCGTGCAGGAAGCGATGGCGAACATCGTGAAGCATGCGGGCGCGCAGACGGCGCTCTTGACCGTCGCCGAGACGGAACGGCAAATCGTCATGACGCTGCAGGACGACGGAGCGGGCTTCCGCGCCGATCAGGTGAAGCGCGGCTCTTACGGGCTGTCGACGATGCGGGAGCGGGCGAGTAAATTAGGCGGAGACGCCTCCATTATAAGTAAACCGGGTAGCGGAACTCGAGTTCGGGTCACGCTGCCTAATTATGTGAACAAGGGAGAGGGTCGCACCGATGAGCCTCAATAA
- a CDS encoding response regulator transcription factor has translation MSLNNSWKIMIVDDHDMVRAGLRTYLMLDPKFEVIAEAANGKEALDMLRAGVPDGPPQLVLMDLMMPVMDGVEATRHMMKEFPELKIVMLTSFLEDEKVVAAVEAGAVSYVLKTVSAEELIYALNGAAKGMPVMTHDVSQALTRGLRQRSTQGADEGLTDREKEVLLLIAEGMSNKEIADELHISIKTVKTHVSNLLMKCELEDRTQLAVYAHRKGWVKTG, from the coding sequence ATGAGCCTCAATAATAGCTGGAAAATTATGATCGTCGACGATCACGACATGGTGCGCGCAGGGCTGCGCACGTATTTGATGCTGGATCCGAAATTCGAGGTCATCGCGGAAGCGGCAAACGGCAAGGAAGCGCTCGATATGCTGCGTGCTGGCGTGCCGGACGGCCCGCCGCAGCTGGTGCTGATGGACTTGATGATGCCGGTTATGGACGGCGTCGAAGCAACGCGCCATATGATGAAAGAATTTCCGGAGCTGAAGATCGTTATGCTCACAAGCTTCCTCGAAGACGAGAAGGTCGTCGCGGCCGTTGAAGCCGGTGCCGTGAGCTATGTGCTCAAGACGGTATCCGCCGAGGAGTTGATCTATGCGCTGAACGGTGCGGCGAAGGGGATGCCGGTCATGACGCACGACGTTTCCCAGGCGCTGACCCGCGGATTGCGGCAGCGCAGCACGCAGGGAGCGGATGAAGGGCTGACGGACAGAGAGAAGGAAGTGCTGCTGCTGATCGCCGAAGGGATGTCCAACAAGGAGATTGCCGACGAGCTTCATATCAGCATCAAGACGGTAAAGACGCATGTCAGCAACCTGCTGATGAAATGCGAGCTTGAAGACCGGACGCAGCTGGCGGTATACGCGCATCGCAAAGGTTGGGTAAAGACGGGATAA
- a CDS encoding YugN family protein, whose translation MIPLESKLESSEKEFTEVKSMLEEHEFALGGNWDYAHGYFDRFLDDEHKVWLRMPFDVINGNIDSDTQDLDAKIRMGQPFVLKHIYNEGLDKEAHPRTFGSLVDQFQEPLDKDAEVDGKWVSKAKQVLGEVEERLLH comes from the coding sequence ATGATCCCCCTTGAATCCAAGCTGGAATCGAGCGAGAAGGAATTTACGGAAGTGAAGAGCATGCTGGAGGAGCACGAGTTCGCCCTCGGCGGCAATTGGGACTATGCGCACGGTTACTTCGACCGTTTTCTGGATGATGAGCATAAAGTATGGCTGCGCATGCCCTTCGATGTCATTAACGGCAATATCGACAGCGACACGCAGGACCTTGATGCCAAAATCAGAATGGGTCAGCCGTTCGTGCTGAAGCATATTTACAACGAAGGGCTCGATAAAGAAGCTCATCCGCGGACGTTCGGCAGCTTGGTGGATCAATTCCAGGAGCCGCTGGATAAGGATGCCGAGGTGGACGGGAAATGGGTGTCCAAGGCGAAGCAGGTGCTCGGAGAAGTGGAGGAGCGTCTGCTTCATTAA